A genomic segment from Halorussus sp. MSC15.2 encodes:
- a CDS encoding MFS transporter, with protein MNDNDRSIVGVAMLAHAMVHTYELSIPILVTVWLDAFSVTPATIGLVVSMGYGLFGLGALPGGILADTYGSRPLIIACLVGMGASFLLLSVAPSVGFVAVALLLWGAAASVYHPSGLSLISKGVSQRGTAFAYHGMAGNLGIALGPLATALLLLAFDWRQVTALLAIPAGVAVLLSLTVEFDETASVEATDGGTSDSKADTVSSLSELVSESRRLFTAGFAAVFAIVMCSGLYYRGTLTFLPDLLAGLPMFDPVSLGGRSLEPSRYLYAGLLMVGIAGQYAGGKLTDRMETERGIMLGFAGLAVVAVIFVPASNAGLVALLGVSAVLGFMLFLVQPFYQATVAEYTPAGLRGLSYGYTYLGVFGVGALGAAMAGVILTYASSSGLFLALAAIAVTAALLAGNLIRTQA; from the coding sequence ATGAACGACAACGACCGTTCCATCGTCGGCGTCGCGATGCTCGCCCACGCGATGGTTCACACCTACGAGCTCTCGATTCCCATCCTCGTGACCGTCTGGCTCGACGCGTTCTCCGTGACGCCCGCGACCATCGGACTCGTCGTCTCGATGGGGTACGGACTGTTCGGCCTCGGCGCGCTCCCCGGCGGAATCTTGGCGGACACCTACGGCTCGCGGCCCCTGATTATCGCCTGTCTCGTCGGGATGGGAGCGTCGTTCCTGCTCCTGAGCGTGGCCCCGAGCGTCGGGTTCGTCGCCGTCGCGCTCCTCCTCTGGGGGGCCGCCGCGAGCGTCTACCACCCGTCGGGGCTGTCGCTCATCAGCAAGGGCGTCTCCCAGCGCGGCACCGCGTTCGCCTACCACGGGATGGCGGGGAACCTCGGCATCGCGCTCGGTCCGCTGGCCACCGCACTCCTGCTGCTGGCGTTCGACTGGCGACAGGTGACGGCGCTGCTCGCGATTCCGGCGGGCGTCGCGGTCCTGCTGTCGCTCACCGTCGAGTTCGACGAGACCGCCTCGGTCGAAGCCACGGACGGCGGGACGAGCGACTCCAAAGCCGACACCGTCTCGTCGCTGTCGGAACTGGTCTCGGAGTCGCGGCGACTGTTCACCGCCGGGTTCGCCGCGGTGTTCGCCATCGTGATGTGCTCGGGACTCTACTACCGGGGGACGCTCACGTTCCTGCCCGACCTGCTCGCCGGACTGCCGATGTTCGACCCCGTCTCGCTCGGCGGCCGCAGCCTCGAACCCTCGCGGTACCTGTACGCCGGACTGCTCATGGTCGGCATCGCCGGACAGTACGCGGGCGGGAAACTCACCGACAGGATGGAGACCGAGCGCGGTATCATGCTCGGGTTCGCGGGACTCGCGGTCGTCGCGGTCATCTTCGTTCCGGCCTCGAACGCCGGGCTGGTGGCTCTGCTGGGTGTCAGCGCCGTCCTCGGATTCATGCTCTTCCTCGTCCAGCCGTTCTATCAGGCGACGGTCGCCGAGTACACCCCGGCGGGACTTCGTGGCCTCTCGTACGGGTACACCTACCTCGGCGTGTTCGGCGTCGGGGCGCTCGGCGCGGCGATGGCCGGGGTCATCCTGACCTACGCGTCGTCGAGCGGTCTGTTCCTCGCGCTGGCGGCCATCGCGGTGACGGCCGCGCTGCTCGCCGGGAACCTGATTCGGACGCAGGCGTGA
- a CDS encoding ABC transporter permease codes for MMDWLFERFPLAMLARRNLARAKTRSALAMLGVVIGVVAIASLGVFGVAFKLSFLQGATFGNTVLVVPGEDADRVLTQSQVSKVKSYVDGDDDVYALKQRRGTLTHLRQSGSVSVYGVEGARTRLSPERGTIPDTWRKQVLVGAETADTYDVGPGDSVTLDGESYRIAAVLEDQPRGGAFQSLDDGVLVPMSTFAGDNYTQVQIRADSPTEANQTAVMLRNRLGFGREDRYRIIDFKDSIERFNQQMSTINLFLLGVGGISLLVAGISILNVQLMSVIERREEIGVLRAVGYGRYDILRLMLGESALLGLVGALVGAVLSVALGLLINLQLLGDPFAFTAKGFWYIGLGFAFGVGAAVISGLYPAWKAANERPVEALRD; via the coding sequence ATGATGGACTGGCTGTTCGAGCGCTTCCCGCTGGCGATGCTGGCCCGCAGGAACCTCGCTCGTGCCAAGACCCGGTCGGCGCTGGCGATGCTCGGCGTCGTCATCGGCGTCGTCGCCATCGCCTCGCTAGGCGTGTTCGGCGTCGCGTTCAAGCTCTCGTTCCTCCAAGGCGCGACGTTCGGAAACACGGTCTTGGTGGTCCCCGGCGAGGACGCCGACAGGGTCCTCACCCAGAGTCAGGTCTCGAAGGTGAAGTCGTACGTGGACGGGGACGACGACGTGTACGCGCTGAAGCAGCGTCGCGGGACGCTCACGCATCTCCGGCAGTCCGGGTCGGTCTCGGTGTACGGCGTCGAGGGCGCCCGAACGCGCCTCTCGCCCGAGCGGGGGACGATACCCGACACGTGGCGCAAGCAGGTGTTGGTCGGCGCGGAGACGGCCGACACCTACGACGTCGGGCCCGGCGACAGCGTCACCCTCGACGGGGAGTCCTACCGCATCGCGGCCGTCCTCGAAGACCAACCGCGGGGCGGCGCGTTCCAGAGCCTCGACGACGGCGTTCTCGTCCCGATGTCCACGTTCGCGGGCGACAACTACACGCAGGTCCAGATTCGAGCGGACTCCCCGACGGAGGCGAACCAGACGGCGGTGATGCTCCGCAACCGTCTCGGGTTCGGCCGCGAGGACCGCTACCGCATCATCGACTTCAAGGACTCCATCGAGCGGTTCAACCAGCAGATGTCCACCATCAACCTCTTCCTGCTCGGAGTCGGCGGCATTTCGCTGCTGGTCGCGGGCATCTCCATCCTGAACGTCCAACTGATGAGCGTCATCGAGCGCCGCGAGGAAATCGGCGTCCTCCGGGCGGTCGGCTACGGCCGGTACGACATCCTGCGACTCATGCTCGGAGAGTCGGCGCTCCTCGGACTCGTCGGCGCGCTCGTCGGTGCCGTGCTGAGCGTCGCACTCGGCCTGCTCATCAACCTGCAACTCCTCGGCGACCCGTTCGCGTTCACGGCGAAGGGGTTCTGGTACATCGGTCTCGGGTTCGCGTTCGGCGTGGGCGCGGCGGTGATAAGCGGTCTCTACCCCGCGTGGAAGGCCGCCAACGAGCGCCCGGTCGAGGCGCTCCGAGACTGA
- a CDS encoding ABC transporter ATP-binding protein has product MRSRDLVKEYESGGEVLRALKGIDLTVRAGEFVAIVGPSGSGKSTLLNQLGLLDTPTEGTVSVEGTAVSDLSVAERTQLRKRTVGFVFQNFYLIPTLSAVENVKVPRLLERDRKTTHRRATELLERVGLGDRLDHLPNQLSGGQKQRVAVARSLVNDPDLLLADEPTGNLDRDTGSQVLGEFGRITDEGVAVVAVTHDEQVTEFADRTIELVDGNLR; this is encoded by the coding sequence ATCCGGTCGCGGGACCTCGTCAAGGAGTACGAATCCGGCGGGGAGGTGTTGCGGGCGCTGAAGGGCATCGACCTGACGGTTCGGGCGGGCGAGTTCGTCGCCATCGTCGGTCCGAGCGGGAGCGGCAAATCGACGCTGTTGAACCAACTCGGTCTGCTCGACACCCCCACGGAGGGCACCGTTTCGGTCGAGGGGACGGCGGTGAGCGACCTCTCGGTCGCCGAGCGGACGCAACTCCGCAAGCGGACCGTCGGGTTCGTGTTCCAGAACTTCTACCTCATCCCGACGCTGTCCGCCGTCGAGAACGTCAAGGTCCCCCGGTTACTGGAGCGCGACCGGAAAACCACCCACCGGCGGGCCACGGAACTGCTCGAACGCGTGGGACTGGGCGACCGACTCGACCACCTGCCGAACCAACTCTCCGGCGGACAGAAACAGCGCGTCGCGGTCGCCCGGTCGCTCGTCAACGACCCCGACCTCCTGCTCGCCGACGAACCGACCGGCAACCTCGACCGCGACACAGGGTCGCAGGTGCTCGGGGAGTTCGGCCGCATCACCGACGAGGGCGTCGCCGTGGTCGCCGTCACGCACGACGAGCAGGTGACCGAGTTCGCCGACCGAACCATCGAACTCGTGGACGGGAATCTCCGATGA